CGAGATCGAGCAGGTTGGGCGTGGTGCGGCCGATCACCTCGGAGCCGAACAGCGGCAGCCCCACCATCCAGCCCAGGGTGGTGGAGATCGCCACGGTGGTGAACACGCCGATCGCCAGGGTGAGCAGGGCCCGGCCCACCAACCGGAGATGGCCGCGCAGGATGGCGAAGGCCGTGGCCCGCAGCGGCAGGATCCAGGGGGCAATCAGCATCGCCCCGATCACCACGGCGGTGCTATTGGCCAGCAGGCCCATGGTGGCGATCAGGCTGGAGGCCGTGGAGAGCACCACGAACTCCTGATCCAGGGTGGCGTCCTCCTGGAATCGCTGACTGAGCACCTTCGCCGGAAGAACGGGCATCGCCATGACGCAGCCAGCGGGCAACCGCCGAGTGCTCCATCCTGGAGCAGAACGGCCCAGGGCCAGCGCTGCGCGCGCTCATCCGCGCACCACACCCGGAGGAGCATGCAGCGGAGCGTGATGATCAGCGGCGGCAGCCGCGGCATCGGTGCCGCCATTGCCGAGCGTCTGCTGCGCGAGGGTCACCGGCTCAGCCTGGGGGTGCGCGACCCGGCGGCGCTTGCCGCTGGTCTGGAGCGGCAGGGCCGGCGGCCGGACGGCGGACAGCTGCAGATCCACCCCTACGACGCCCGGTCCAGATGCGGGGCGGACGACAGTGCGGAGGCCTGGGTGGCCGCCACGGCCAGCGCCTGGGGAGGAATCGACGCCGTGGTGCACAGCGCCGGCATCGTCTCGCGCACCCCCTTTCTCTTCCCGCCGGGCGAGGAGGCCGCGGTCCAGGGGCTGCTGGAGGTGAACCTGATGGGCCCCTGGCGCCTGAGCCGGGCCGTCTGGCCCCACCTGGTGGCCAGTGGCGATGGCCGGGTGATCAGCCTGGTTTCGATGAGCGGCAAGCGCATCAAGGGCCGTCTGGCGGCCTACGGCGTCAGCAAATTCGCCCTGATGGGGCTGTGTCAGGCGATGCGCAACGAGGGCTGGGAGGCCGGAATCCGCGTCACGGCCCTGTGCCCGGGCTGGGTGAACACCGCCATGGCGGCAGCGGTGGACACGATTCCAAAGGCCGCCATGACCCAGCCTGAGGATCTGGCCGCCACCGTGGCCCACCTGCTCACCCTGCCGCCGGCGGCGGTGCCCTTCGAGCTGGCCGTGAACTGCGTACTGGAGAGTGGCTGCTGATCGCCCGGCCGGGATGCCGCCCCATCACCTCAGCCTCCGCCGACTCCACCGCACCTACAAGGCACTGCTGGCGGCCTGTCTGCTGCTGCTGCTCAGCTTCACCCTGCCGCCTCCCTGGTACGGAATCTCCAGCGTGGGCTATCTCCTGCTGGGGCTGGTGATGGTGCGGGGCCTGGGGGATCCGGTGGATCAGCTCCAGTTCGGCGCCGTGCCCCGCCGGCTGTTCAAGCTGCTCGGCTGGGCCACGGTCATGACGGGGCTGATCTGGTTCCTCACCCCGCTGCAGCTGCGCCAGTCGGGCGTGCCCGTGTTGATTCTCTGGGCCCTGTTCAGCCACTGGAGTGCCATCCGGCTGATCCGGGGCCTGGCGCAGGAGCAGCACGTGGGCCTGGATGTGCTGCGGGGGTCCATGGCCGGATACCTGATGCTGGGGCTGGCCGGCGGGCTGATCTGCGCCGCCCTGGAAACCGTCAATCCGGGCAGCTTCAGCAACATCGACCTCGCCGGCACCATCCCCGCCAGCGAGGCCGAGGTGTACCCGGTCTGGAGCCTGAATTTCGTGCGGCTCAACTACTTCGCCTTCGTGAGTCTCACCACGGCGGGCTACGGCGACATCACGCCCCTGACGCCGATGGCGCAGATGCTGAGCGTGGGCCTCGCCGTAGTGGGCACCTTCTACATCGCGGCGGTGATGGGCCTGCTGATCAGCCGCCTCTCCACCAGCCAGCGGCATCGCCGGGGCCAGCAGCCGCGACGGGGCCAGCCGGGGCACCGCCGCGGCCGGGGGCCAGACCAGGGACCAGACCAGGATGCGGACGGCAGGCGCCCAGCTAGAAGGCTTCGGAGCCGCTGTCCGGGGATGCCTGAGGGGGACGGCGGCGCAACTCCCAACCCTTGACGATCCTGTAGATCACGGGCACCACGAACAGGCTCAGCACCGTGGCCACCAGCAGCCCGGCGAACACCACCGTGCCGATGCTGGTGCGGCTGGCCGCCCCGGCGCCCGAGGCGAACAGCAGGGGCAGGAAGCCGGCCAGCGAGGAGATGGCCGTGAGCAGGATGGGGCGCAGACGGGCCACGGCGGCGCCGTGGATGGCCTGCTCCAGCGGCATCCCGGCCGCCAGGCGCTGGTTGGCGAACTCCACGATCAGGATGCCGTTCTTGGCCGCCAGGCTCACCAGCACCAGCAGCCCCATCCGGCCGTACACATCCAGGGGCAGATCGCGGATCGCCAGCCCGGCGATGCCGCCGAGCAGGCCCAGGGGCACCGTGACCAGGATGATCATCGGGTCGATGAAGTTCTCGTAGAGGCCCGCCAGCACGAGCAGCATCACCAGCACCGCCAGCAGGAACACCTGCTCGCTGGCCCCGCCGGCGCGGGCCTCCTCCCGGGCCAGTCCCGCCCACTCCAGGTCGGTGGCGGAGCTGCCCAGCTGCTGGCGCACCTCCTGCAGCCGGGCCATGGCCTGACCGGTGCTGACCCCGTTCCGCGGCTGGGCCCGGATGCCGATCGAGCGCACCAGGCGGGTGTGGTTGATCACCGTGGGGCCCGTGCCCTCCACCACCCGCACCACCTGGGCCAGGGGGATGAGGACGTCGTCCCGCCCCCGCACCTGCAGCGAGAGCACATCCTGCACGTTGCGGCGCTCGGAACCCTCGAGCTGCACGATCACCCGCCGCACCCGGTCGCCCTCGAAGCTGTCGTTCACGTAGTCGCTGCCGAAGCTGGCGCCCAGCACCTCCACCACGTCCTCGAGATCCACCCCGAGGGAGGCCAGCCTGAGGCGGTCGGGCTCCAGCCGCACCAGCGGCGCATCCGCCACGAAGCGGGTGTTCACCCGCTCGAAGGCACCGGTGGCCTCGGCCGCCTCGATGAAGGCCTGGGCGGCCTGCTCGAACTCGCGGAGGCTGAGCCGGCCGCCGCTGGTGTCGAGCAGGTCGAACTCGATGCCCCCCTCGCTGCCGAAACCGCGCACCGTGGGGGCCTCGATCACCACCACCTGGGCGTCATCGATGCTGGCGGCCAGCTGGCGGTTCAGCCGGCTGGCCAGGGCGGCGGGGGTCTGATCGCTGCCCGGCCTCTCCTCCACGGGCTTGAGGCGCAGGAAGAAGATGCCCTTGTTCGGAGCGCTGTCGCCGAAGGAGCGGCCGGCGTAGAAGTTGCCCGTCACCACCAGGGGGTCCCGGGCGATCACCTGCCGCACCCGCTCCATCACCGCCTGGGTGCGCGCCAGGGCCATGCCGTCGGGCAGCACCACCACGCCGCGCAGCTGGCTGCCGTCCTCCTGGGGGATGAAGGCCTTGGGCCGCTGCTGGTAGGCCGCCGCGGTGAGCAGCAGCCCCACCAGCAGCAGGGCCACGATGCGGCGCCGCCAGCCCAGCGCCCGGGTGAGCCAGCGGTCGTAGGGGCCCTCCAGGGACTCGAGGGCCCGCCGGGGGGGATCGATCCAGCGGCGCAGCCAGGCCGGCTCGCCGCGGCCATCGGCCCGGAGCAGGCGGCTGGCCGCCACCGGCGTGAAGGTGAGGGCGTTGAAGGTGGAGAACACGATCGTGGCGCCGATGGTGAGGCCGATCGGGGCATAGAGCCGTCCGGTGCTGCCGCCCAGGGTGAGCACCGGCAGGAACACGGCGATCAGCACCAGGGAGGTGGCCACCACCGCCCCCCCCAGCTCGGCCATGGCCTCCCGGGCCGCCAGCAGGGGAGGGTGGCCCTGCTCGATGCGGCGGCCGATGTCCTCGCTCACCACGATGGCGTCATCCACCACCAGACCGGTGGCCAGCACCATGCCGAACAGGGTGAGGGTGTTGATCGAGCTGTCGGTGAGCCGCAGCACCGTGAGCGCCCCCACCAGCGCCACCGGCACCACCAGGGCGGAGATGAAGGCAAGGCGGCTGTTGCCCAGGCCCAGCAGCAGGGCGAGGAACACCAGCAGCACCGCATCCCGCAGGCTGGCCACGGTGCGGTCGATGTTCTGCCGCACTGTCTCGGCCTCGTCGATGATCACCTGGAACTCCACCCCCGGCGGCAGGCTTTCGCTGATCTCCTCGAGGGCTGTGCTGATGCCGCGGCTCACCTCCAGGGCATTGCTGCCGTCCCGCTGGAAGATGCCCATGGCCACGGTGGCCCTGCCCTGCAGGTTGGTGGCGATGGCGTCGTAGTTCTCGCTGCCGAGGGTCACCCGGCCCACATCGCGCAGCAGGGTCACCCCGCCCTCCGGCGTGGGCGCCACCACCAGCCGCTCGAACTCCTGCACGCTGCGCAGGCGCCCCTCCATGCGCAGGGGCAGGGTGAGCATCTGATCTTCGGGGGCAGGGGCGTCACCGGCCTGGCCCAGGGCCGCCAGCACGTTCTGCTCCTCAAGGGCGTCCCGCACGTCGGTGATGGTGAGCCCCAGCTGGTTGAGCCGGGCCGGATCGAGCCAGAGCCGGAAGGCCAGGGGGCTGCCGCCGAACAGGCGCGCCTCCCCCACCCCCGACACCCGCTGCAGACGGTCGACCACCACCTGCTCCACCCAGCCGCTCAGGAAGGTGTCGTCGTAGCGGCCCCGATCGGCGCTGAAGCTGAGCACCATCAGCAGGTCGTCGGAACTGCGGCGCACCCGCACCCCGAAGCGGGCCACCTGGGGCGGCAGGCGCGGGTTCACCACCGCCGCCTCGTTCTGGGCGTTGATCTGGTTGATCTCCGGATCGCCGCCCTCGAAGCTGAGGGTGATGCTGCTGCTGCCGGCTGAACTGGTGGAGCGCACCTGATCGAGGCGCTCGAGGCCGTTGAGCTGCTTTTCCAGCAGGGTGGTGACCCCCTGCTCCACCACCTCCGGGCTGGCCCCCGGATAGCTGGCGCTCACCGTGACCCGGCCGGGGGCGATGGCGGGCAGGTTCTCGATCTGCAGGCCAGGCAGGCTCACCAATCCGGCCAGCAGCACCAGCAGGCTGATCACCAGCGTGAGCACCGGCCGGCGCAGAAAGGGATCCGAGATCGATTTCACGCGGGGGCTTCAGGCGGGGCTGGGCAGCGCGGTAGAGCAGGGCTGGGTGGCGCAGGGCTGGGTCGAGCTGCGTTGCGCTGGGCTGGGTGCGCTGGACTGGGTTGCGCCGTGAAATACAGCTGCGCAGGAGAGAGGTGTGCTCTGCTGAACAGGCCCCGCTCAGGGCTGTGGCCGGCTGTTCTAGGCGAGATCGGCCCTACACGTGCCTATACGGGATTGAGAAGATCGCGCTTGAGCACCACGCAGAGGTAGTCCGGGGCCTTGTAGCGGCCCGGCAGGCAGATGTGCAGCTGGGCCAGGCGGCTCCAGCACACCGTGCGCTCGATCGCCGTGCGGCTGCGGCCCTCCTGGAGCAGCCGCCGCAGCGCCTTGCAATAGAGGGAGTAATTCGCCTCCAGTTCCCCGATCGTGAGGCCGGTGCTGCTGCTCATGGCGAGGGTGGCGCCCGGGAGGTTCAGGGACGCACACTCACCCTAGGTGTCCATGGTCTGCCGCCCCCGACGGGCAGCCGGTGTCACAGCTAAGGCAGCAGCAGCGCGGCCTGGCCATCGCTGAGGCGCCCGGCCCCATGGAGCACGCGGGTGATGGCGTCGATGCCGAGCACCGCCTGGCAGCGGTAGCCCGCCGCCGCCAGCCGCTCCTTGGCGCGACGGTCGTGGTCGCCGCCGTGGTCGAGGAACACCACCACATCCTGCACCTGGAGGCCGGAGCTCTCCAGCTTGCCGATCCCCTCGAGCACACTGCCGCCCGTGATCAGGATGTCGTCCACCACCACCACCAGGTCCCCCTCCTCGAAATCCCCTTCGATCAGGCGGCGGGCCCCATGGGCCTTCACCTCCTTGCGCGGGTAGATCAGCGGTTTGTGCAGCAGCAGGGAGAGACCGGTGGCCGTGGGCAGGGAGCCGTAGGGAATGCCGGCGATCCGGTCGAACACCAGCTCCTCCATCCGGCCGGCGTAGGCATGCAGCACCCGGTGGAAGAGGTTCGGATCGGAGATGATCTGGCGCAGATCGATGTAGTAGTTGAACACCGCGCCCGAAGCCTGCACGTAGTCACCGAACAGCAGGCAGCCGATGTCGAACAGATCCACGATCAGCGACTCCAGCGCATCCGCTGTGGGCAGCAGCGACTCCTGCAGGGCCACGGCCGCCGGGGCCGGGGGGGGCACCGTTGCGGTGGCCATGGCGTTCAGGCTGGCCGTCACCTCCGGCGTCAGCTGGGGCTGGCCGGCCGGACCGCGGTCCAGCACCGGGCGCGGCGGCGGGGCCGGCAACCACAGGTCGCAGCGCTCGGCGACGCCGGCACCGCGCTGGTCCAGCCACTCGGCCCGGGTGGCGTTGATCTGCAGCTTGAGGGCTTCGGCCCGCTGGGCGATGTCGTCCTCCACCAGGAGGTTCTGCGGCAGGGGAAGCAGCAGACCGTCGCCGGCGGAGGAGAGACCGGCCTGCAGCATGGCCTCGAGCTTCTCCTCCACGCCCCAGAGACTGCGCAGGATGAGGAAGCGCTCCGGCGCCTCCCGGCGCACCCGGGCCAGGATATCGGGCTCGCTGGTGCCCACCTCCAGCAGCAGCTGCTCGGGCGTGGCCCAGAGCAGGCATTCCTGCACGATGCGCAGATAGAGCGGCTCCTCCTCGCTGGGGAAGTGCTGGATCAGGCGGGCCGCCTCGTTGGAGCTGTGGCAGGTGATCACCACCGCCTTGTCGGGATAGAGCAGGAACGGGGCGGCGATGTCCTGGCCGGCCAGGGGCGAGAGGGTCACCGCATCGGCCGCCAGCTCCCGGAACACGTACTGGGCCAGGGCCGAGGAGGAGTTGAGGTCCCCGTGCTTGCTGTCGATGATCAGGGGCAGATCGGGCGGCACCAGATCCCGCACCTCCAGCAGCAGCTCCAGGCCCACCGGGCCGAGGGCCTGGTAGAAGCCGAGGCTCGGCTTGTAGGCACACACGTGGGGGGCGGTGGCCTCGATCACCGCCTTGATCCAGTGCCGCGCCTGGCTGAGGAAGGAGCGCCCCGCCATGCCGCGGCGAGACACCCAGCTCTGCAGCATCTCCGGGTTGGGGTCCAGACCGGTGACCAGCAGCGACTGGCGATCGGCGATGGCGTCGGTGAGGCGAACGAAGAACCCCATCGGCCTGAGGCTGGCTAGGGCTGTTGCTAAGTCATGGACCCAACCGGGCGACAACCGCTGACATAGCTCTTATTGATCAGGGCCCTACCTGCTCCGGAGCGCAGCGGCACTGGCAGCAGCGGTCCTCGGTGCCTACGGTCGCCGCAACAGACCCCCGCCGATGCCGGTGCCCATCCAGCTGATGCCCTGGAGCCTCGCCAGCGTCATGTCCGCCAACCTCAGCGATGTGCCGATCCAGGGGCGTCTGCTGTTCATCGGGGTGCTCTTCCTCGGCACGCTGGCCGTGAGCCGCTTCTCGATCCGTCTCGGCATCCCGGGGGTGCTGGGGGTGCTGCTGCTCGGCCTGCTGGTGAATGTGAACTTCCTCGACATCACCCATGTAGAGGCCGAGAACCTGCAGATCTTCGCCCTGGCGCTGCTGCTGTTCTATGCCGGATTGAAGACCGATCTCAAGGCCATCCGCGGCTTCCTCGAATACGGCCTGCTGCTCGCCCTGGGTGGCGTGCTGATCACCTCGCTGGCCCTCGGTGGCCTGATCTGGTGGCTCTCCTCAGGCACCGGTGGGGCCATCGCCCTGGGCTTCGGCAACGGCATCCCCCTGGGCGCGGCCTTCCTGGTGGCGGCATGCCTGGGGTCCACCGACGCCGGCGCCACCCTCAGCGTGCTGGCCCAGGTGCGGCCCGGGGTGCCCCTGCGGCTGCAGCACCTGCTGGAATTCGAATCGGCGGTGAACGATCCGGCCGCCCTGCTGGTGTACGGGCTGCTGATCGAGCTGTTCACCAGCCCGGCCAGCGCCGGCGGCCTCAGCGCAGATCCCTCTCTGGGTGCTGCGCTCCTGGAGGGGCTGAAGGGGTTCGTGCAGCAGATCGGCTCCGGGCTGATCGTGGGGGTGCTGTTCGGCTATGTGGCCAAGTTCGTGATCGACTACCTGGTCAACGAGCGGGCCCAGCTGCTGGTGGTGGCCATGTCGATCGCCTTCATCGACTACGGCGTCAGCGATCTGCTGGGGGGCTCGGGCTTCGTGGCGGTGTATGTGACCGGCGTGTTCATGACCAACATGGACTACCGCATGGCCGAGGTGAACCACGAGAGCATCCAGGAGGTGCTGCTGCCCTTCAACACCATGACCGAGATCACCGTGTTCCTGATCTTCGGCTTGCTGGTGTCGCCCGGCGATCTGCTGGGCGCGATTCCCATGGGCATCGCCGCTGCCGTTGCGCTGATGCTGGTCGCCCGGCCCCTGGGGGTGCTGCTGTTTCAACCCTTCTCCCCCTTCAGTCGGCGGGAATCGCTGTTGATCGCCTGGTGTGGTCTGCGGGGAGCGGTGCCCCTGGCCCTCTCGTATCACGTGGTGAGCGCGATTCCCGAGCTGCGGGGCCTCGATCCCGCCCTGGTCGAGCCCCTCGCCCGGAACGCCCAGGGCATCGTGTTCGTGGTGGTGGTGCTCAACCTGATGCTGCAGGGCTTCACCCTGCCGCGGGTGTGCCGCCGCGTGGGTCTCGGCACCGGTCCGCTGGCCCCGTGACAGGGGCAGCTCACCCCCTCAGCAGACCAGCCGCCAGGCCAGGGTTTCACCGGCATGGAACGGCACCAGCGCCACCGGCGCCCCGGCGGCATCCGCCAACGCGAGCCGCGGCTCCACCGCATGGGGCTGGCGCTCCAGGGTGATCCGGGCGGTGTTGAGGGGCAGCCCGTAGAAGCGGGGGCCGAACTCACTGGCGAAACCTTCCAGCCGCTGCAGCGCCCCTTCCTGCTCGAACACCGCGGCGTAGCTCTCGATCGCGTAGGGCGCGTTGAAGATGCCGGCGCAGCCACAGGCCGATTCCTTGGCGGAGCGC
This portion of the Cyanobium sp. NIES-981 genome encodes:
- a CDS encoding SDR family NAD(P)-dependent oxidoreductase, with product MQRSVMISGGSRGIGAAIAERLLREGHRLSLGVRDPAALAAGLERQGRRPDGGQLQIHPYDARSRCGADDSAEAWVAATASAWGGIDAVVHSAGIVSRTPFLFPPGEEAAVQGLLEVNLMGPWRLSRAVWPHLVASGDGRVISLVSMSGKRIKGRLAAYGVSKFALMGLCQAMRNEGWEAGIRVTALCPGWVNTAMAAAVDTIPKAAMTQPEDLAATVAHLLTLPPAAVPFELAVNCVLESGC
- a CDS encoding potassium channel family protein codes for the protein MPPHHLSLRRLHRTYKALLAACLLLLLSFTLPPPWYGISSVGYLLLGLVMVRGLGDPVDQLQFGAVPRRLFKLLGWATVMTGLIWFLTPLQLRQSGVPVLILWALFSHWSAIRLIRGLAQEQHVGLDVLRGSMAGYLMLGLAGGLICAALETVNPGSFSNIDLAGTIPASEAEVYPVWSLNFVRLNYFAFVSLTTAGYGDITPLTPMAQMLSVGLAVVGTFYIAAVMGLLISRLSTSQRHRRGQQPRRGQPGHRRGRGPDQGPDQDADGRRPARRLRSRCPGMPEGDGGATPNP
- a CDS encoding efflux RND transporter permease subunit; protein product: MKSISDPFLRRPVLTLVISLLVLLAGLVSLPGLQIENLPAIAPGRVTVSASYPGASPEVVEQGVTTLLEKQLNGLERLDQVRSTSSAGSSSITLSFEGGDPEINQINAQNEAAVVNPRLPPQVARFGVRVRRSSDDLLMVLSFSADRGRYDDTFLSGWVEQVVVDRLQRVSGVGEARLFGGSPLAFRLWLDPARLNQLGLTITDVRDALEEQNVLAALGQAGDAPAPEDQMLTLPLRMEGRLRSVQEFERLVVAPTPEGGVTLLRDVGRVTLGSENYDAIATNLQGRATVAMGIFQRDGSNALEVSRGISTALEEISESLPPGVEFQVIIDEAETVRQNIDRTVASLRDAVLLVFLALLLGLGNSRLAFISALVVPVALVGALTVLRLTDSSINTLTLFGMVLATGLVVDDAIVVSEDIGRRIEQGHPPLLAAREAMAELGGAVVATSLVLIAVFLPVLTLGGSTGRLYAPIGLTIGATIVFSTFNALTFTPVAASRLLRADGRGEPAWLRRWIDPPRRALESLEGPYDRWLTRALGWRRRIVALLLVGLLLTAAAYQQRPKAFIPQEDGSQLRGVVVLPDGMALARTQAVMERVRQVIARDPLVVTGNFYAGRSFGDSAPNKGIFFLRLKPVEERPGSDQTPAALASRLNRQLAASIDDAQVVVIEAPTVRGFGSEGGIEFDLLDTSGGRLSLREFEQAAQAFIEAAEATGAFERVNTRFVADAPLVRLEPDRLRLASLGVDLEDVVEVLGASFGSDYVNDSFEGDRVRRVIVQLEGSERRNVQDVLSLQVRGRDDVLIPLAQVVRVVEGTGPTVINHTRLVRSIGIRAQPRNGVSTGQAMARLQEVRQQLGSSATDLEWAGLAREEARAGGASEQVFLLAVLVMLLVLAGLYENFIDPMIILVTVPLGLLGGIAGLAIRDLPLDVYGRMGLLVLVSLAAKNGILIVEFANQRLAAGMPLEQAIHGAAVARLRPILLTAISSLAGFLPLLFASGAGAASRTSIGTVVFAGLLVATVLSLFVVPVIYRIVKGWELRRRPPQASPDSGSEAF
- a CDS encoding DUF3136 domain-containing protein, whose translation is MSSSTGLTIGELEANYSLYCKALRRLLQEGRSRTAIERTVCWSRLAQLHICLPGRYKAPDYLCVVLKRDLLNPV
- a CDS encoding bifunctional orotidine-5'-phosphate decarboxylase/orotate phosphoribosyltransferase is translated as MGFFVRLTDAIADRQSLLVTGLDPNPEMLQSWVSRRGMAGRSFLSQARHWIKAVIEATAPHVCAYKPSLGFYQALGPVGLELLLEVRDLVPPDLPLIIDSKHGDLNSSSALAQYVFRELAADAVTLSPLAGQDIAAPFLLYPDKAVVITCHSSNEAARLIQHFPSEEEPLYLRIVQECLLWATPEQLLLEVGTSEPDILARVRREAPERFLILRSLWGVEEKLEAMLQAGLSSAGDGLLLPLPQNLLVEDDIAQRAEALKLQINATRAEWLDQRGAGVAERCDLWLPAPPPRPVLDRGPAGQPQLTPEVTASLNAMATATVPPPAPAAVALQESLLPTADALESLIVDLFDIGCLLFGDYVQASGAVFNYYIDLRQIISDPNLFHRVLHAYAGRMEELVFDRIAGIPYGSLPTATGLSLLLHKPLIYPRKEVKAHGARRLIEGDFEEGDLVVVVDDILITGGSVLEGIGKLESSGLQVQDVVVFLDHGGDHDRRAKERLAAAGYRCQAVLGIDAITRVLHGAGRLSDGQAALLLP
- a CDS encoding cation:proton antiporter produces the protein MPVPIQLMPWSLASVMSANLSDVPIQGRLLFIGVLFLGTLAVSRFSIRLGIPGVLGVLLLGLLVNVNFLDITHVEAENLQIFALALLLFYAGLKTDLKAIRGFLEYGLLLALGGVLITSLALGGLIWWLSSGTGGAIALGFGNGIPLGAAFLVAACLGSTDAGATLSVLAQVRPGVPLRLQHLLEFESAVNDPAALLVYGLLIELFTSPASAGGLSADPSLGAALLEGLKGFVQQIGSGLIVGVLFGYVAKFVIDYLVNERAQLLVVAMSIAFIDYGVSDLLGGSGFVAVYVTGVFMTNMDYRMAEVNHESIQEVLLPFNTMTEITVFLIFGLLVSPGDLLGAIPMGIAAAVALMLVARPLGVLLFQPFSPFSRRESLLIAWCGLRGAVPLALSYHVVSAIPELRGLDPALVEPLARNAQGIVFVVVVLNLMLQGFTLPRVCRRVGLGTGPLAP